A segment of the Sporichthya brevicatena genome:
CCACGGCGCCAGCCCGCCGGCTCCGGCCGGGAGAGGTCCGCCTGATGCGGGTCGGCCTGGTCTGCCCCTACGCCTGGGAGGTCCCGGGTGGGGTGCAGGCCCACGTCCGCGACCTCGCCGAGGCGCTGATCGCGCTGGGCCACGAGGTCTCGGTCCTCGCTCCCGCGGAGATCCCGGAGCCGGGGGAGCCCTCCGACCTCCCGCCCTACCTGGTGCCCACCGGCCGGGCGATTCCGGTGCCCTACAACGGATCCGTCGCCCGGGTGGCGTTCGGCCCGGTCACGAAGAAGCGCGTCCGGCGGTGGGTGCGCGACGGCGGGTTCGACGTCCTGCACGTCCACGAACCGACCGTCCCGAGCATCAGCGCGCTGGCCTGCTGGGGGGCGAGCGGCCCGATCGTCGCGACGTTCCACATGAGCAACGGCCGCTCCCGCGCGATGGCGGCCGCCCACGGCGTGCTGCAGCCGACGCTGGAGAAGATCTCGGCCCGCATCGCCGTCTCCGAGCCCGCCCGGCAGACTCTGGTCGAGCATCTCGGCGGCGACCCCGTGCTGATCCCCAACGGGGTGGCGCTCGCCCGGTTCGCCCGCGCCGAGCCGATGCCCGGCTGGCCGGGGGAGGGCGGTGCGATCGGGTTCCTCGGCCGCTTCGACGAGCCGCGCAAGGGCTTCGACATCCTCGCCGCGGCGATGGAGCAGCTCGTCCGCACCCGGCCGGGGCTGCGACTCCTGGTCGCCGGTCCCGGTGACACCGACGCCGCACTCGCGGCGATGTCCCCGGCGGTTCGCGAGCGGGTCACGATGCTCGGCCTGGTCGACGAGCCCGCGAAGGAGCGCATGCTCCGCTCGGTCGACCTCTACGTCGCGCC
Coding sequences within it:
- a CDS encoding glycosyltransferase family 4 protein codes for the protein MRVGLVCPYAWEVPGGVQAHVRDLAEALIALGHEVSVLAPAEIPEPGEPSDLPPYLVPTGRAIPVPYNGSVARVAFGPVTKKRVRRWVRDGGFDVLHVHEPTVPSISALACWGASGPIVATFHMSNGRSRAMAAAHGVLQPTLEKISARIAVSEPARQTLVEHLGGDPVLIPNGVALARFARAEPMPGWPGEGGAIGFLGRFDEPRKGFDILAAAMEQLVRTRPGLRLLVAGPGDTDAALAAMSPAVRERVTMLGLVDEPAKERMLRSVDLYVAPNTGGESFGIILTEAMSAGTPVVASDIDAFRRVLEDGTCGALFPVGDADALAATLADLLDDPARRAVLAGEASRAVARYDWAQVAADVVAVYETVTAGTTGVVEDTRTQRLARLVGLSTT